A window of Bombina bombina isolate aBomBom1 chromosome 5, aBomBom1.pri, whole genome shotgun sequence genomic DNA:
tttgctgtttagaaaggtagataatccctttattacccattccccaattttgcataaccaacacagttataataatatactttttacctctgtgattaccttgtatcttagcctctgcaaactgcccccttatttcagttcttttgacagacttgcattttagccaatcagtgcttgctctttggagcttcatgtgcctgagctcaatgttatctatatgaaaaacatgaagtaactccctctagtggtgaaaaactgtcaaaatgctttcagtttagcggtggccttcaaggtctaagaaattagcatatgacactcctaggtttagctttcaactaagaataccaagagaacaaagcaaaatttgtaataaaagtaaattggaaagttacatgccctatttaaatcatgaaagttattttttgttacttgactgtccctttaatgtgtttctaatgacttgttttaccggtgtataaaatagtataaagtgtatgggaaatttcacctttagctttatttttatgtaaaataactgtttgctgtttgtaatttattttcattattaaattgtacacagccttttaaatgacctgaggctccggctcctacttagcatatgcaggagatcacattatataaacatatgagtctgtcattggctgatagctgtcacatggtacaggagtctgttattggctgatagctgtcacatgatacaggagtctgttattggctgatagctgtcacatggtacaggtgcagaactacatttatcagaatacaatctactgctcttttaaaagtaagttttattgcattgtatttttattatgtacctgtggttttataattctatattgtatggtccttttaaatggactgatgTGTGATATGGCCAcaattaaatagattttctaccattatgttgtatagatctgaggAGATTCATATTTAAGTggcaattataacacccacagaactaactgtactaaatgcttgtgctgaatcaatagcacatatgtaataacctaaacagctgatctgtatcacatgaattgttatgtgtgcctttaattacacCATacatacagttaatcagaaccattatttattattatctgtctaatccatttaatatactttttacagacacggccagagaactgagagatatcaggtattgatgtaactggagtgaataagggaaccttcttcctgagcacagacattggagccggttatcagcatgaactcatatgtgttaggtgagtaaaatagatattatgctgactttaattattgggaaaatagaatagatcactcattaaacaaatataaactattatgtttatatctgcatctttaagaacatttgtgtcagtgacgttataaagaaggagcgaccaccattgggctgaggaggggggtaaaaaatactactcccccctctgtccttttagacagaccATGTCttacaactgcctaacctcacccccagacctgattcattactcagaacacttgcaactccaccttcccctgccctgacctcgctcatggaacacccacaactcaccccggtgttccccaccccagaaccaccactcatttgtgtgcttaattttacagtgagtattattaaactaataaagtttttggctgtttatataaatagaacacACAGCCTATATTATCATaaggtcactgcttcttaccctctcaaaacatctcacactgatgatCTCACCCAACCGGTTAAGCATAAGCAGGGCagtgctgtatgtgcagttgcttatgcaatgttaaatgaggatggtggatgccacctctcttgcccagaatacagatgtacttgttccctggctgagaacattatccacacgcaccttgtttaatgcggccctataacttgttttcatcagtaatcagtcatttaggttactatgatgaagtaatgtttacattctatgtcatcctttttaaattgtgatttacaggtaaatacatttaaaaatacaaacagaagacatttttgagtataaaaaaaaatgttttctttattgagattgattatattataaatgaataaacatttttatttttatttattccatttctttttatgtagacaaacacatgaataGTTCATATACATCCTTCACTCCAAGAAacatcagaatgataccgcaaactccaatagTTTTAGgcactaatgactattcacaaacattggggatatcacagcagatatttaaagaagatggtgaattgtcaggaactgggaagcaatcattatgtacagagagtaatttagtcatcaaacaagaggacaacatttatgacttatctagtgaaattattatccccgaggaaaaaccacacacatttacagagttttcaaaacatattaaagaagggaaaggtctacagtctaaccaAATGATTCATGCAAAGGAaaaacctttcaaatgtacagaatgtgagaaaagctttagatggaagtctcatctactagaacaccacaaaatacACACAGGtaagaaaccacacacatgtactgagtgcgacaaatgttttacaaaaatggatcgtctgaaaactcataaaaagattcacacaggagaaaagccgttcacatgtacagagtgcggaaaaagttttacacaaatggttCATCTGAAAaatcataaaaagattcacacaggagaaaagcctttcacatgtacagagtgtggaaaatgttttacacgaatggattgtctgaaaagtcatgaaaggattcacacaggagaaaagctgtttacatgtacagagtgtggaaaacgttttacacaaaagagtaatctgaaaactcatgaaaagattcacacaggagaaaaaacgttcacatgtacagagtgcggaAAAGGTTTTACACAGAtgggtcatctgaaaactcataaaaagattcacacaggagaaaagcctttcacatgtacagagtgtggaaaatgttttacacaaaagggtgatctgaaaagtcatgaaaggattcatacaggacaaaagccattcacatgtacagagtgtggaaaaagttttacagaaaagagtagtctgaaaagtcatgaaatgattcacacaggagaaaagcctttcacatgtacagagtgtggaaaatgttttgcacgaatggattgtctgaaaagtcatgaaaggattcacacaggggaaaatctgttcacatgtacagagtgtggaaaacgttttaaagaaaagaataatctgaaaagtcatgaaaggattcacacaggagaaaagccgttcacatgtacagagtgtggaaaacgttttacagaaaagagtaatctaaaaactcatgaaaggattcacacaggagaaaagccgttcacatgtacagagtgtggaaaacgttttacagaaaagagtaatctgaaaactcatgaaaggattcacacaggggaaaagcctttcacatgtacggagtgcggaaaatgttttacacatatgCAtcgtctgaaaattcatgaaaggagtcacaaagGAAGaagcctttcacatgtttagaaagtggaaataCGGTTTTTATTGAAGTCAGCTAtcccaaaacaccaaatatttacacacaaataaactttctatacacagtgtacaaacctttttacgATTATCCTAAAAAGGGCAAACTCTATAAACAGAAGCAAGAAAAAAGAtcttattgtaaataatactttctaaatcccagttataaaagcccaatatgggaagtgctctcctgctgtcctttgttcctctatatatgtgcacctcagtttctctcatatcaatgtgatagaatgcAAAccccacacaggaatatacagatctgtcctcatactgaccagtttacacaaccatttacCACCAAATCACCCCCAGTGTTGTGTATGAATATGCCAGTattaggagttgtacgtttgttttacataggggaggaaataattacatttacagaataaaggagtatttatatgaatagagtgttagagaattatataaacaagaacatcagtctcaaattatTGACctatgggagatatatttaatgtgaacatcatgtggataaacctttccttatagcaatagatgcttagcattgtacatgttatataccagaggaattactgaggggaaactgattttatttaatgagacacaatatcagtaactggtacatacgtgatcataatcagtttaatttaaatggctactgtaACCTACATgcatactgggtatgtaatatgtgtgtcatgtgatcataatcagtttaatttaaatggctactataacctacatgtatactgggtatgtcatatgtgtgtcatgttctgtatcttgatattatggggcctatttattaaaggtcttgtggacctgatccaacagtgcggatcatgtccgcaagacctcgctgaatgcatagagcaatacgctctcagcactgaacattgcaccagcagctcacaagagctgctggtacaacgccgccccctgctgactcgcagccaatcggctgccagcagggaggtgtcaatcaacccgatcgtactcgatcgggttgatttacagcaATTCCTGttcgtctcatcagagcaggcggacagggttatggagcagcggtctttagaccgctgcttcataactgctgtttctggcgagtctgaagactcgccagaaacacgggcccacaagctcaattcggagcttgataaatgggcccctatgtctgttagatgttttcatgttagttagaagccacaagaactgataatagcacatactgtatatataaagggaacattatatgtctgataaatccctttgtatcaagagcacaagtttgaaaaaagcagattacaatagtgtCTAGCTAAATAGGTGCCTATCTGACCAAATGCcaataaacaactaatataaaaGAGAGACTGATTTAACTCTCTATGTAATACAATATTGCAAGATGCAGTATGGGttgaaagaaaataaatgtgtttattttagcagcacaaaaacaatatatataataaaatctatATAATAAAATCTAATAATCTGGACGTCCAGTGATATATCTAAAACAACGAGTGTGTTTACAAAtgagtagtttaaaaaataaataaagaataaatatatatatacacacaaaactgaTATgataaaaaatgacacaataaaattcAATGGCTGATTAATAAGAGTTTAAGTCATGTGAAGTAGCACAAAGATATAGATGGATACTTTGATCCCAGAAAGTTATAAAAGTACCTGGAGAGTCCTCTAACTCTACGTTTAGAGTGAGGTGATTGAAAAAAAGTCTTTACTTAGTATTAATGGATCCACTCTCATTTATGGGATTATCGTAATCCTGACGGTGGTCGTCAAAGACAGGTGAGCTCTGGAGCTCACATTTTGCGAGCCGTTTGATTGGGGGAGCTTGTACCAAGTGGATGAAGTCCGCTGTGAGTCTTGCTCCTCTCTGTGTCTCCTTTACCCAAGCGACGGGCTGTTGTGTTAATCTCCGATCCTTCGTGTGTACTTCCGGTTTGGTCTTTGGTGACGTCACTGAGGTTCCGTTATTCCGTAGTTTCGTATAGCTGAATACGTGGTCTTGCTATATAGGGTATTTTTACTGCAGTGTACAGTCCCCTATAAGCAATTATAACTTTCTGGGATCAAAGTATCCATCTATATATTTGTGCCACTTCACATGACTTAAACTCTTGTTAATCAGCCATTgaattttattgtgtcattttttatcatatcaattgtgtgtatatatatatttattctttatttattttttaaactactcaTTTGTAAACACACTCGTTTTAGATATATCACTGGACATCCAGATTATTAGATTTTATTATatagattttattatatatattgtttttgtgctgctaaaataaacacttttattttcttTCAACCCATACTGCATCTTGCAATATTGTATTACATAAAGAGTTAAATCAGTCTCTCttttatattagttgtttattgGCATTTGGTCAGATAGGCACCTATTTAGCTAGACACTATTGTAATTTTTTTCGAGCTAGTCCTTAGTGTCTCCtacatttatttgcttattttactCTTATGCTAATTTTATGCCAATCACACACGATTAATACTTAATATTTGATACATAATTCTCTCTGGATACATATCCTCTTATAGACTTAAACCCTAGCTCCCCAGCGCCAGTATATATCCTTTCTCTTTTACCTTGGTCTACTAGGGGTATCTTATTGGGGTACCCATTTATACTTGGCTTTTAGGGATCCTTAGTGCCTACTTATTCcatttgtatcaagagcacaagtgttaggtatatttataccattgtgtgcatatatcatgtaatgctgctgtttactatataatgatatacaatgttttttcatgcaaataaaaatgattgtaatccagaccagtattttgtgttttttgtataattaaaaacccaatatcacagagtaattaggaaaacatcatcaaatacagaagcaaatctgacagtgaaagttaaacgctgataattcagacagagcagcaattttacctaactttc
This region includes:
- the LOC128659819 gene encoding oocyte zinc finger protein XlCOF6-like, encoding MNSYVLDKHMNSSYTSFTPRNIRMIPQTPIVLGTNDYSQTLGISQQIFKEDGELSGTGKQSLCTESNLVIKQEDNIYDLSSEIIIPEEKPHTFTEFSKHIKEGKGLQSNQMIHAKEKPFKCTECEKSFRWKSHLLEHHKIHTGKKPHTCTECDKCFTKMDRLKTHKKIHTGEKPFTCTECGKSFTQMVHLKNHKKIHTGEKPFTCTECGKCFTRMDCLKSHERIHTGEKLFTCTECGKRFTQKSNLKTHEKIHTGEKTFTCTECGKGFTQMGHLKTHKKIHTGEKPFTCTECGKCFTQKGDLKSHERIHTGQKPFTCTECGKSFTEKSSLKSHEMIHTGEKPFTCTECGKCFARMDCLKSHERIHTGENLFTCTECGKRFKEKNNLKSHERIHTGEKPFTCTECGKRFTEKSNLKTHERIHTGEKPFTCTECGKRFTEKSNLKTHERIHTGEKPFTCTECGKCFTHMHRLKIHERIHTGEKLFTCTECGKCFKEKNKLKTHERIHTGEKLFTCTECGKRFTKKSNLKTHKKIHTGEKPFTCTECGKSFTQMGHLKTHKKIHTGEKPFTCTECGKSFTRMYCLKSHERIHTGEKLFTCTECGKRFIEKNNLKSHERIHTGEKLFTCTECGKRFTQKSNLKTHKKIHTGEKTFTCTECGKSFTQMGHLKTHKKIHTGEKPFTCTECGKSFTQKSSLKSHERIHTGQKPFTCTECGKSFTEKSSLKSHERIHTGEKPFTCTECGKCFTQMDCLKSHERIHTGEKPFTCTECGKCFTRMDCLKSHERIHTGEKLFTCTECGKRFKEKNNLKTHERIHTGEKPFTCTECGKCFTEKSNLKTHERIHKGRNLSHV